In Gammaproteobacteria bacterium, one DNA window encodes the following:
- a CDS encoding aminotransferase class I/II-fold pyridoxal phosphate-dependent enzyme, with amino-acid sequence MTQKPRTARRTRLFTESVIREMTRVAQECGALNLAQGFPDFPAPQVIKDAACEAIQSDINQYAITWGSPRYRDALVRKYREWYGMEVNGEREITVTCGATEAMASIMLAVINPGDEVIVLEPFYENYGPDAILCEATPVFHRLEPPEFRLEAARLEADVTPRTRAIILNSPNNPTGRVFDREELEGVADICRRHDLLAFTDEIYEHIYYEGEHIPLATLPDMRERTVTVSGASKTYSVTGWRLGTIVAPADLTDEIRKVHDFLTVGAPAPLQEGVATAMNALGPEFYEDLKQSYQAKREVLYQGLREGGFRCSPPEGAYYIMADFSDLSDEDDDTFSRALGRDAGVIPVPGSSFFNVEAGDSTYVRFVFCKRIASLETASERLRAYARAGA; translated from the coding sequence TGCGGGGCGCTCAATCTGGCCCAGGGATTCCCGGACTTTCCGGCGCCGCAGGTGATCAAGGACGCCGCGTGTGAGGCCATCCAGAGCGACATAAATCAGTACGCGATCACCTGGGGATCGCCGCGCTACCGCGACGCGCTGGTGCGCAAGTACCGCGAGTGGTACGGGATGGAGGTGAACGGCGAGCGCGAGATCACCGTCACCTGCGGGGCCACCGAGGCGATGGCGTCCATCATGCTGGCGGTCATCAACCCGGGCGACGAAGTGATCGTGCTGGAGCCCTTCTACGAGAACTACGGCCCGGACGCCATCCTGTGCGAGGCCACGCCCGTCTTCCATCGGCTGGAGCCGCCGGAGTTCCGGCTGGAAGCGGCAAGGCTCGAAGCCGACGTCACCCCACGCACGCGCGCCATCATCCTCAACTCGCCCAACAATCCCACCGGGCGCGTCTTCGACCGCGAGGAGCTGGAGGGGGTAGCGGACATCTGCCGGCGCCACGACCTGCTCGCCTTCACGGACGAGATCTACGAGCACATCTACTACGAGGGCGAGCACATCCCGCTGGCCACCCTCCCGGACATGCGCGAGCGCACGGTCACCGTCTCCGGCGCCTCCAAGACCTACAGCGTGACCGGCTGGCGGCTGGGCACCATCGTGGCCCCGGCCGACCTGACCGACGAGATCCGCAAGGTGCACGACTTTCTGACCGTGGGCGCGCCGGCACCGCTGCAGGAGGGGGTCGCCACGGCGATGAACGCGCTCGGGCCCGAGTTCTACGAAGATCTGAAGCAGAGCTACCAGGCGAAGCGGGAAGTCCTGTACCAGGGGCTGCGCGAGGGCGGATTCCGGTGTTCTCCCCCGGAGGGCGCCTACTACATCATGGCCGATTTCTCGGATCTCTCCGATGAGGACGACGACACCTTCTCGCGCGCGCTGGGGCGCGATGCGGGGGTGATCCCGGTGCCGGGGTCGAGCTTCTTCAACGTGGAAGCCGGAGACAGTACCTACGTGCGCTTCGTCTTCTGCAAGCGCATCGCCAGCCTGGAGACGGCGAGCGAGCGGTTGAGGGCGTACGCGCGGGCGGGGGCGTAG
- a CDS encoding ATP-binding protein, protein MPSVEHEPPFIERDLAAPLRERLRHYPVVTVTGPRQSGKTTLCRTLLADRPYVSLEGMDVRAYAQEDPRGFLHEYRGGAVIDEVQRAPDLTSYLQEEVDRDPAPGRFVLTGSQHFGLSEAVSQSLAGRVGVLHLLPLGFNELARFGGPAPELLDCLWTGAYPRIHHRGIPPDVWLRDYFTTYIERDVRSLRNVTDLAAFSAFVRLAAGRTATEVNLSALAGDAGVRHNTARAWLSVLETSFLVTQVPAFRRNLRKRQIKAPKLHFLDSGLLCHLLGIRSPEELRHHPLRGQIFESWVVSEVFKTITHRGREPRLGHYRAPRIEVDLVVDRGLRLILVEAKSGTTMVPRFFAGLRGLAASLEEAGQSVEQRLVYGGDSRHRRNDTEVFPWNRMLEAEWG, encoded by the coding sequence GTGCCTTCCGTCGAGCATGAGCCGCCGTTCATCGAGCGCGATCTGGCAGCACCTCTGCGCGAGCGGCTGCGCCACTATCCGGTCGTCACCGTCACCGGCCCCCGGCAATCGGGCAAGACCACGCTTTGCCGCACGCTGCTCGCCGACCGGCCGTACGTCTCTCTCGAGGGCATGGACGTGCGAGCCTACGCCCAGGAAGATCCACGCGGCTTCCTGCATGAGTACCGGGGCGGCGCCGTCATCGATGAAGTGCAGCGGGCGCCCGACCTGACTTCGTACCTGCAAGAGGAGGTCGACCGCGATCCCGCTCCCGGGCGTTTCGTGTTGACCGGTTCACAGCACTTCGGGCTGAGCGAGGCGGTGAGCCAGTCGCTCGCCGGAAGGGTCGGGGTGCTTCACCTGCTGCCCCTGGGATTCAACGAACTGGCCCGCTTCGGAGGACCGGCTCCGGAACTCCTGGATTGCCTCTGGACCGGTGCCTACCCGCGCATCCATCACCGGGGTATCCCCCCGGACGTGTGGCTGCGCGACTATTTCACCACCTACATCGAGCGCGATGTGCGGTCGCTGCGCAACGTCACCGACCTTGCGGCGTTCTCGGCATTCGTGCGCCTGGCGGCCGGACGCACCGCGACCGAAGTCAACCTGTCCGCGCTGGCCGGGGATGCGGGCGTCCGCCACAACACCGCCCGCGCGTGGCTGTCCGTTCTCGAGACGAGCTTCCTGGTCACCCAGGTTCCCGCGTTCCGGCGCAACCTGCGGAAGCGACAGATCAAGGCACCCAAGCTGCACTTCCTCGACTCCGGGCTCCTCTGTCACCTGCTGGGCATCAGATCCCCGGAGGAGCTGCGCCACCATCCGCTTCGCGGCCAGATCTTCGAGAGCTGGGTGGTGTCGGAGGTGTTCAAGACGATCACGCATCGGGGTCGGGAGCCCCGGCTGGGGCATTATCGAGCCCCGAGGATCGAGGTCGATCTCGTCGTGGACCGCGGGCTGCGGCTGATCCTCGTGGAAGCCAAGTCCGGGACGACCATGGTCCCGCGCTTCTTTGCCGGGTTGCGAGGTCTCGCCGCCTCTCTTGAGGAAGCCGGACAGAGCGTCGAGCAACGCCTCGTGTACGGCGGCGATTCCCGTCATCGCCGCAACGACACCGAGGTCTTTCCCTGGAACCGGATGCTGGAGGCGGAGTGGGGTTGA
- a CDS encoding FtsX-like permease family protein has translation MRRIGAYAASVALGVAALVAVHSFSGDVIRSIREESQLLLGADLRLSSNAPISDSVGAIADSVVAEGGRLSRVTGLVSMVYAPGSGATRLTQVRGVEGGFPLYGRVETTPPGIWSRLGEPGVAIVDEAIPIQLGVGAGDTLQVGTSSFVILGTVRGLPTDIGFQSAIGPRVFVARSDLAASGLLEFGSVARYHIYVRMPAGEDPEDLEGRHWRFFRNQAVTSVTAQDQARRLTRGTRMLAWFLRVVGLTALLLGGIGAASAIHVYVKEKTTSVAVLRCIGARERSVFNAYLFQAVALGLVGSVAGVLGGIGLQRLLPLLIADVLPVAIEARVDRTAVVAGMVTGMAAAALFALVPLLRIRGIAPLQALRADFEPQVTARARLDRVFAFGALVGGMLLLSLWQAPEPEHGLAFAGGLSAALLLLYGTAVALTRLTRRYFPARASYAVRQGVANLFRPQNQTAAVMLALGLGAFLITTVLAVQASLGRALSVDGGQEQPNLLFFDVQPDQRDGVTELVAAAGGGPVDLTAVVPARISSLNGRPAAEILRDRRDGGPARWAVRRLYRNTSRAELSDTEELVAGRWWGEGTAPDGDNGGDPPDGVSLDADLADDLRVGIGDRITWDVQGVPVTTTVRNLRRVDWDRFDINFLVVAEPGVFDQAPRSYLGLTRIVDPDARARMQRNLVLSLPNVSVLDLALIQEALDTILGRVGGAIRFLAFFIALAGVVVLVGSLSTSRFQRMRESALLKTLGARRSLVRQVLLAEYTSLGVLAGLTGALLGVCSAWALVEFFFELDFHLPLGRVAAVWLVVVALTVVTGFANSRGVLRRKPLATLRAVAE, from the coding sequence ATGCGCCGCATCGGGGCGTATGCCGCCTCGGTGGCGCTCGGGGTCGCCGCGCTGGTGGCGGTGCACTCCTTCAGCGGCGACGTGATCCGGTCGATACGCGAGGAGTCGCAGCTCCTGCTGGGCGCCGACCTGCGCCTCAGCTCGAACGCGCCCATCTCGGACAGCGTGGGCGCCATCGCCGACTCGGTGGTGGCCGAGGGGGGGCGCCTCTCCCGGGTCACCGGACTGGTGTCCATGGTGTACGCGCCGGGGAGCGGGGCCACCCGGCTGACCCAGGTGCGGGGGGTAGAGGGGGGCTTCCCGCTCTACGGGCGGGTGGAGACCACGCCTCCGGGTATCTGGTCGCGCCTGGGCGAGCCCGGGGTCGCGATCGTGGACGAAGCCATCCCCATCCAGCTGGGGGTGGGCGCCGGCGACACCCTGCAGGTCGGCACCTCCTCCTTCGTCATTCTGGGCACGGTGCGCGGGCTGCCCACCGACATCGGCTTCCAGAGCGCCATCGGGCCGCGCGTGTTCGTCGCCCGGAGCGACCTCGCCGCCAGCGGGCTGCTCGAGTTCGGCAGCGTCGCCCGCTACCACATCTATGTGCGCATGCCCGCGGGAGAGGACCCCGAGGATCTGGAGGGCCGCCACTGGCGCTTCTTCCGCAACCAGGCGGTGACCTCGGTGACCGCCCAGGACCAGGCCCGGAGGCTCACCCGGGGCACGCGCATGCTCGCCTGGTTCCTGCGGGTCGTGGGGTTGACCGCGCTGCTGCTCGGAGGCATCGGCGCGGCCAGCGCGATCCACGTGTACGTGAAGGAGAAAACCACGTCGGTCGCGGTGCTGCGCTGCATCGGCGCGCGCGAGCGGAGCGTCTTCAACGCCTACCTTTTTCAGGCGGTGGCGCTCGGGCTCGTCGGCTCGGTCGCGGGGGTGCTGGGTGGGATCGGGCTGCAGCGCCTTTTGCCCCTGTTGATCGCCGATGTGCTGCCCGTGGCGATCGAGGCGCGTGTCGACCGGACGGCCGTGGTCGCGGGGATGGTGACCGGGATGGCGGCGGCCGCGCTGTTCGCGCTCGTCCCGCTTCTCCGCATCCGCGGCATCGCTCCCCTCCAGGCCCTGCGCGCCGACTTCGAGCCGCAGGTGACGGCGCGGGCGCGGCTGGATCGCGTGTTCGCGTTCGGCGCTCTGGTCGGCGGGATGTTGCTCCTCAGCCTGTGGCAGGCCCCCGAGCCCGAGCACGGCCTCGCCTTCGCGGGCGGCCTGAGCGCCGCCCTGCTGCTGCTCTACGGCACAGCGGTTGCCTTGACCCGCCTTACCCGCCGGTACTTCCCCGCGCGCGCGTCGTACGCCGTCCGCCAGGGCGTCGCCAACCTCTTCCGGCCTCAGAACCAGACCGCGGCCGTCATGCTCGCGCTCGGACTGGGCGCCTTCCTCATCACCACCGTGCTCGCGGTGCAGGCCAGCCTGGGCCGCGCGCTCTCGGTGGACGGCGGGCAGGAACAGCCCAATCTGCTCTTCTTCGACGTCCAGCCCGACCAGCGGGACGGCGTGACCGAATTGGTGGCGGCGGCCGGGGGCGGCCCGGTCGACCTGACCGCCGTGGTGCCGGCCCGCATCTCCAGCCTGAACGGCCGTCCGGCCGCGGAGATCCTGCGCGACCGCAGGGACGGCGGCCCGGCCCGCTGGGCGGTGCGCCGCCTTTACCGCAACACCTCGCGCGCCGAGCTCTCCGACACCGAGGAGCTGGTGGCCGGCCGCTGGTGGGGAGAGGGGACGGCCCCCGACGGCGATAACGGCGGCGACCCGCCCGACGGCGTCTCCCTCGACGCCGACCTGGCCGACGACCTCAGGGTCGGGATCGGAGACCGGATCACATGGGACGTCCAGGGCGTCCCCGTGACCACCACCGTGAGGAACCTGCGCCGCGTCGACTGGGACCGCTTCGACATCAACTTCCTGGTGGTCGCCGAGCCCGGCGTCTTCGACCAGGCCCCGCGCAGCTACCTGGGCCTCACCCGCATCGTCGACCCGGACGCCCGCGCGCGCATGCAGCGCAACCTGGTGCTCAGCCTCCCCAACGTCTCGGTGCTCGACCTCGCGCTCATCCAGGAGGCCCTCGACACCATCCTCGGCCGCGTGGGCGGGGCCATCCGCTTCCTCGCCTTCTTCATCGCCCTCGCCGGCGTGGTGGTGCTGGTGGGCTCCCTCTCCACGTCCCGTTTTCAGAGGATGCGCGAGAGCGCCCTCCTGAAGACGCTGGGCGCGCGCCGCTCGCTCGTGCGGCAGGTCCTGCTCGCGGAATACACCAGCCTGGGTGTGCTCGCCGGGCTGACGGGCGCGCTGCTCGGTGTGTGTTCCGCGTGGGCGCTGGTCGAGTTCTTCTTCGAACTCGACTTCCACCTGCCCCTCGGGCGCGTCGCCGCCGTGTGGCTGGTGGTGGTCGCTCTGACCGTGGTCACCGGGTTCGCCAACAGCCGCGGCGTTCTGCGGCGGAAGCCGCTGGCGACGCTGCGGGCGGTGGCGGAGTAG
- a CDS encoding ABC transporter ATP-binding protein, which produces MMIVAEGVSKAYGRGSRSLVVLRDIDLRVPEEDFIALVGPSGSGKTTLLGLLAGLDAPTTGSVSLGGERLSALTADERAAFRAEKVGFVFQTFHLLPTLTALENVMVPLELAPRATAAGSAGRGPGSRARPRVRAGELLERVGLAERMHHYPAQLSGGEQQRVALARAFANRPLVLFADEPTGNLDSAAGAVVVELMEELNRECRTTVVLATHDLELAAHARRVITLRDGRITSDRRNGHPDHPNRREAE; this is translated from the coding sequence ATGATGATCGTCGCCGAAGGTGTGAGCAAAGCGTACGGGCGCGGCAGCCGCTCGCTGGTCGTCTTGCGCGACATCGACCTGCGCGTCCCCGAAGAAGACTTTATCGCCCTCGTGGGTCCCTCGGGAAGCGGCAAGACCACCCTGCTGGGCCTGCTCGCCGGCCTCGATGCGCCAACGACGGGCTCGGTCAGCCTGGGCGGCGAACGGCTGTCGGCCCTTACCGCCGACGAGCGCGCAGCGTTCCGGGCGGAAAAGGTAGGCTTTGTCTTCCAGACCTTCCACCTGCTGCCCACGCTCACGGCGCTGGAGAACGTCATGGTGCCGCTGGAGCTGGCCCCGCGCGCAACGGCGGCGGGGAGTGCCGGGCGCGGACCCGGGTCGAGGGCCAGGCCGCGCGTGCGGGCCGGCGAGCTGCTCGAACGGGTGGGGCTCGCCGAACGCATGCACCACTACCCGGCGCAGCTCTCCGGCGGCGAGCAGCAGCGGGTGGCTCTCGCCCGCGCCTTCGCCAACCGGCCGCTGGTGCTGTTCGCGGACGAGCCCACGGGCAACCTGGACTCGGCGGCCGGAGCGGTGGTGGTCGAGCTGATGGAGGAGCTCAACCGCGAGTGCCGCACCACCGTCGTGCTCGCGACCCACGATCTCGAGCTGGCCGCCCACGCGAGGCGGGTGATCACCCTGCGGGACGGGCGCATCACGTCGGACCGCCGCAACGGGCATCCGGATCACCCGAACCGCCGCGAGGCGGAGTGA
- a CDS encoding arylesterase: protein MWRRLTAIGLLTFLPACGGAEDPGALRSPDREVAATDAAREAASSSSPAGSQSAVSTTDISRERGVVLFLGTSLTEGYGLGNAQEHAFPARVQARIDRAALPFRVVNAGVGGDTSAGGLRRLEWLLRMPVRVLVIELGANDGLRGQDVDALRGNLLAVIGQTRARYPEVEILLAGMQAPPNLGQRYTESFRAVFPEVAREAEVALIPFLLEGVGGIRELNQPDGIHPSVEGHEIIAETVWSSLEPVLRRIDAR, encoded by the coding sequence ATGTGGAGACGCCTGACGGCAATCGGCCTGCTCACGTTCCTGCCCGCGTGCGGGGGAGCAGAAGACCCCGGAGCGTTACGTTCGCCGGATCGGGAAGTTGCGGCAACGGACGCCGCCAGGGAGGCCGCCTCGTCGTCCTCGCCGGCTGGGTCACAATCCGCCGTCTCTACGACAGACATCTCGCGCGAGCGCGGTGTTGTCCTCTTCCTGGGCACGAGCCTCACCGAGGGCTACGGCCTGGGCAACGCACAGGAACACGCTTTCCCCGCGAGGGTCCAGGCGCGCATCGACCGGGCCGCACTACCCTTCCGGGTGGTTAACGCGGGCGTCGGCGGCGACACCAGCGCGGGAGGCTTGCGGCGTCTCGAGTGGCTGCTGCGCATGCCGGTGCGCGTGCTCGTGATCGAGCTGGGCGCCAACGACGGCCTGCGGGGGCAGGATGTCGATGCCCTGCGCGGCAACCTGCTGGCCGTCATTGGGCAGACCCGGGCCCGATATCCGGAGGTAGAGATCCTGCTGGCGGGCATGCAGGCGCCCCCCAATCTGGGTCAGCGCTACACCGAGAGCTTCAGGGCCGTCTTCCCCGAGGTGGCCCGCGAGGCGGAGGTCGCCCTCATCCCCTTCCTCCTGGAGGGCGTGGGCGGCATCCGCGAACTCAACCAGCCCGACGGCATCCACCCCTCGGTGGAGGGGCACGAGATCATCGCCGAAACCGTCTGGTCCAGTCTGGAGCCGGTGCTGCGGCGCATCGACGCCCGCTGA
- a CDS encoding SRPBCC family protein, translated as MAVKFFSFLAVVFISLLAIGLILPGTWEVERSLEMPAVPEQVFAYVNDVSLWDAWTDWPDAAAERFGPPSGVGAGRSWNDPEFGDGVFTIVESVSGERVGYRVEVEGGSMITEGTIDLDRLGDGTRVTWRETGDFGWNPILGYVARAMDRLQGREMEVGLERLRDASSP; from the coding sequence ATGGCGGTGAAGTTCTTCAGTTTCCTCGCGGTGGTCTTCATATCGCTGCTCGCCATCGGGCTCATTCTCCCCGGCACCTGGGAGGTCGAGCGCTCGCTGGAGATGCCCGCGGTCCCGGAGCAGGTGTTCGCCTACGTCAACGACGTGTCGCTCTGGGATGCGTGGACCGACTGGCCGGACGCCGCCGCGGAGCGCTTCGGCCCGCCAAGCGGAGTCGGAGCGGGGCGCAGCTGGAACGATCCGGAGTTCGGCGACGGCGTCTTCACCATCGTCGAGAGCGTCTCGGGGGAGCGGGTTGGCTACCGGGTCGAGGTAGAGGGCGGGTCGATGATCACCGAGGGGACCATCGACCTGGACCGCCTCGGCGACGGCACCCGCGTGACCTGGAGAGAAACCGGCGACTTCGGGTGGAATCCCATCCTGGGGTACGTGGCGCGCGCCATGGATCGGCTGCAGGGCCGGGAGATGGAGGTGGGGCTGGAACGGCTGCGTGACGCGAGTTCGCCGTGA